The DNA window CCGGTCATCCACAATGGTCCGGCACCCGTTAGACTCGGCGAATGCAATGAGGGGATCCGGGATATTGGCCGCTTCGATGTTGTTATTGACCAGCATTTCCAACCGCACGGGGATTTTCGGGATAGCCGTTTTCACTACTTCCTCGGGATCAATGCCGTGATGCTTCAACAAGACATCCGTGGTGTATTCGATAATGGAGTTAAAGGAGATAGCTAATTCCTTCCCTTTCAAGCCTGCCAGGGTGGTAATGTCGCTCTGGGGTGATACCACGATGGCAAACCGCCGCCTGTCCCCGGTAGCTTCCAAAGTAACGGAAGTAACCCTGAGATCGGTGCCGGAATCTTTGAGCAAAGCCGCCACGATCATATCTGTCATCATCCCGTCAATCTGCCCGGATTGAATGGCACTTTGGCTTTCCACGGCACTCTGGAAAGGAATTAATTCCACTTGCAGCCCTTCCGCCGCAAAATACCCCTTTTCATCAGCCACCACCATCGGTAAAATGTCTTCTAGGGACAAAACCCCCAGCTTCAAAGTAATGTTGGTGCCGGAGCCTTGCTCCGGGTTGCTGCAGCCGGCCAGGAACAGGAGCGGCAGCAAGGCTGCCAGCATGAGCAGCAGGTATTTCCCGGCTTTTTTCATGTTTACACCTCCGCGATAAATTATGAACTTAGATTCATTTCTTGCTTACGATTGTAGCCTGTCCCTACCGGAATTGCAAGCAAAATTTACAGGACTTGCCGAAATATTTTGATAACAAAGAGGAAGGATGTGGAGGAATTGTCTACCAACCCATGGATCCTGGCCAGCCGGCCCAAGACTTTACCGGCCGCCTCGGCTCCGGTCATTGTGGGAACGGCCCTGGCCCTGGGCGACGGGGCCTTTCGCCCGGGCCCTGCCCTGGCGGCTTTGATTGCCGCTTTGCTCATTCAAATCGGCACCAATTTTGCCAACGACGTTTTTGACTACCAAAAAGGCACCGATACCCATGAAAGGACCGGGCCCCTTAGGGTAACCCAGGCAGGCTTGCTGACACCCAGGCAGGTTTTCCTGGGCATGTGCGTGGTGTTCGGCCTGGCTTTTGTCATTGGGCTTTATTTGATTGCGGTCGGCGGTTGGCCTATTTTGGTGATCGGGATTCTATCCATTATTTCCGGTATCGCTTACACCGGCGGCCCTTATCCCCTGGGTTATCACGGGCTGGGCGACCTGTTCGTGTTCATTTTCTTCGGCCCGGTGGCCGTGTGCGGCACTTACTACGTGCAGGCCCTCAGCCTGGACTGGCACGTGTTCGTGGCTTCTGTTCCCATGGGACTATTGACGACGGCGATCCTGGTGGTGAACAATTACCGGGATCTCCATACCGACCGCAAAGCGGGCAAGAAGACCCTGGCCGTCCGCTTGGGGCGGAAAGGGACCAGGTGGGAATATGTATTGCTGCTCGGGATTTCCTTCTTGATTCCGGTAGGCAGCTGGCAGGTGGACGGCGGGTCCGTATGGATGCTGCTGCCCCTGTTGACAATCCCCTTGGCGGTTCCTTTGATTAGGGATATGTACGTCAAGGAAGGGGCAGCTCTCAATGAGACTTTGGCGGGTACAGGCAAGCTGGAGTTAATGTACGGTATCTGCTATGCCCTGGGCTACATCTTGTCCCATGCCGGCATAGCCTTGAGCTGTACGGGAACAGTCTTACTTGGTTAGTGCTTTCCAGCGGCAGACTCTTTTTTCCGCCTGGTCAATCAAGAGGTAGAGGACAAAGCCCATCAACCCCATGGCGATAATACCGGCAAACATGTCTGCATAAGCCATTTTTGATAAAGCGTCCATGATAAAATAGCCGATACCCTGGCGGGTAGCGTAAGTTTCCGTCAGGAACAACACGGCCATGGCCGTGCCGAGCCCCAGGCGCAAGGAGGTGAGTATTTCCGGCAGGCAGCCGGGGAAATAGACATGGACGTATAATTCCCAGGTGCCGGCGCCCAAAGACTGCACCGACAGGACGTATTCTTCTTCCAAATGGCGGGCCGCATCCCTGGTGGTGACAAGGATCTGGAAAAACACGATCAAGGTGATGAGAGCGATTTTGGAAACATCACCGATGCCCAGCAAAACGAACAAGACAGGCATGAACACCACTTTGGGGATAGGATAAGTGAGATAGACGGCCGGGGCGAAATAACTGTCCAGGCCGCGGTTCTTCCCCAGCACCAGGCCCAAGGGAACACCCAAGAGCAGCGACAGCCCCAAGCTGACCAGCACCCGGTAGAGGCTCACCCCGATATGGAGCAGTAGACCCTGGCGCAGTTCCTGCACCAGGCTCACCAGGGCCGGGTACGGTTTGGGCAAAGCGCTGTGGTCTACCAGCACCGCCAGCAGCCACCACAGGGCCAGGAGCAAAAGACCGGTCAAGGCGTACCTGGCGGTCATGGTTCTATTGGACCCGGCTTGCATCTTTCATCACCCCGTATAATAATTCCCGCAAATAGTTTGACAATTCTAAAAATCCCGGCGTGCCCCGGCTGCCGGCGCTGGTGGCCAGGCTGTTTGGTACCTGTTCTTTCACCGTCCCGGGCAAAGGACTCATGACGATGATCTCCTGGCCCAAAAACACCGCTTCTTCAATATTGTGGGTCACCAGCAAGATCGTCAGT is part of the Clostridia bacterium genome and encodes:
- a CDS encoding ABC transporter substrate-binding protein, with protein sequence MKKAGKYLLLMLAALLPLLFLAGCSNPEQGSGTNITLKLGVLSLEDILPMVVADEKGYFAAEGLQVELIPFQSAVESQSAIQSGQIDGMMTDMIVAALLKDSGTDLRVTSVTLEATGDRRRFAIVVSPQSDITTLAGLKGKELAISFNSIIEYTTDVLLKHHGIDPEEVVKTAIPKIPVRLEMLVNNNIEAANIPDPLIAFAESNGCRTIVDDRGLSVSQAVLVMTEKTLVEKKEALQGFYRAYAKAVQEINSNPQDYKDTMVAHISIPEPIVDAYRVPLFPEPKLPSEEEVNGVLSWLREKGAIGEHITYENFVAKDLY
- a CDS encoding 1,4-dihydroxy-2-naphthoate polyprenyltransferase translates to MEELSTNPWILASRPKTLPAASAPVIVGTALALGDGAFRPGPALAALIAALLIQIGTNFANDVFDYQKGTDTHERTGPLRVTQAGLLTPRQVFLGMCVVFGLAFVIGLYLIAVGGWPILVIGILSIISGIAYTGGPYPLGYHGLGDLFVFIFFGPVAVCGTYYVQALSLDWHVFVASVPMGLLTTAILVVNNYRDLHTDRKAGKKTLAVRLGRKGTRWEYVLLLGISFLIPVGSWQVDGGSVWMLLPLLTIPLAVPLIRDMYVKEGAALNETLAGTGKLELMYGICYALGYILSHAGIALSCTGTVLLG
- a CDS encoding ABC transporter permease subunit; translation: MQAGSNRTMTARYALTGLLLLALWWLLAVLVDHSALPKPYPALVSLVQELRQGLLLHIGVSLYRVLVSLGLSLLLGVPLGLVLGKNRGLDSYFAPAVYLTYPIPKVVFMPVLFVLLGIGDVSKIALITLIVFFQILVTTRDAARHLEEEYVLSVQSLGAGTWELYVHVYFPGCLPEILTSLRLGLGTAMAVLFLTETYATRQGIGYFIMDALSKMAYADMFAGIIAMGLMGFVLYLLIDQAEKRVCRWKALTK